A genomic region of Ciona intestinalis unplaced genomic scaffold, KH HT000047.2, whole genome shotgun sequence contains the following coding sequences:
- the LOC100175103 gene encoding uncharacterized protein LOC100175103 yields the protein MYEVVTDSKNFDDAEAYCRGLDGLLLYTITSASIQNALSNALTNNSTLNSHSSFWIGLDDTIIENRFIWNHGGPLRSAEYINFHSLVETESHEDEDCVKIDRADSWQWKVTACSETRPFICQKATCEHPPKIGPGVQRKDIDSLKCPNGCPPFHICVGGVCHCDSKFFDPNSKNCDEPKGLRANREQTVGGNHYLYFDTLATYEQASMTCKGAWGTLAMPKTRSRNTVIYQLANGYLGEFGDAAWVGMRQTNPQSVYDEDKWAFVDNELISLSPKFGDMTAGGQIPLYTYNFTTKTERWHFFYHEDPMRLNRSEAADFCARTGSHLPYLQDYDEYNAIGKKLNETTYELLTGIAQLKETGVLNKQNAVWLDFTRVNEDLRSFQWSDGTPLYMWQQWYEDNGFPLPTEEEQGKILWCPGHPTNDLWMGDDEFHGMERLCGRFGYGVGWQEIGCFEKLRVICEKGPFPFERWYLGGSEHAQPDNKWCVENCGAVRLNNPEGVPENTAILDEFWIDEWCGKKHPFVCESELPPHCPSYNIITEECVRHYFAKVGCTATLVESNLVVFTRLTVREYFNLLKEIVLRAQNPKLGVYREVCLKETGLLELRGVTPKFQAHVQTLNYLEAKRKCETNMEVLATVNTPKNI from the exons ATGTATGAAGTGGTCACTGATTCTAAAAACTTTGATGATGCTGAAGCTTACTGCAGAGGTTTAGATGGACTACTGTTGTATACG ataaCAAGTGCTTCTATTCAAAATGCATTGAGCAACGCTCTAACAAACAACTCAACCTTGAATAGTCATTCTTCATTTTGGATTGGATTAGATGACACAATAATTGAAA ATAGATTTATATGGAACCATGGAGGACCTTTAAGGAGTGCTGAGTATATCAACTTTCACTCTTTAGTTGAAACAGAATCACATGAAGATGAAGACTGTGTAAAAATTGACAGAGCTGATTCGTGGCAGTGGAAAGTCACTGCCTGTTCAGAGACAAGGCCATTCATTTGTCAAAAAg CTACTTGTGAACATCCTCCTAAAATTGGTCCAGGAGTCCAAAGAAAAG acATTGATTCGCTGAAGTGCCCTAATGGCTGTCCTCCATTTCATATCTGCGTTGGGGGAGTCTGCCATTGCGATAGTAAATTCTTCGATCctaattcaaaaaattgtgaTGAACCtaaag GTTTGCGTGCTAATCGTGAGCAAACAGTAGGTGGAAACCATTATCTGTACTTTGACACTCTTGCAACGTATGAACAGGCTTCTATGACTTGTAAAG GTGCATGGGGCACATTGGCAATGCCCAAAACCCGCAGTAGGAATACAGTAATTTATCAACTTGCCAACGGTTATCTGGGGGAATTTGGTGATGCAGCTTGGGTTGGGATGCGCCAAACCAACCCACAAAGCGTTTATGATGAAGATAAATGGGCATTTGTGGATAATGAACTTATTAGCTTGTCACCAAAATTTGGAG aCATGACTGCTGGAGGACAAATTCCATTGTATACGTATAACTTTACCACAAAAACGGAGCGttggcattttttttatcatgaaGACCCTATGAGGTTAAATCGATCTGAGGCAGCAGATTTTTGTGCTCGTACTGGCTCTCACCTACCATATCTGCAGGACTATGATGAGTATAATgcaattggtaaaaaattaaac gAAACTACATATGAGTTGTTAACGGGTATAGCACAATTAAAGGAAACTGGTGtactaaataaacaaaatgcagTGTGGTTAGATTTCACACGGGTTAACGAAGATTTAAGATCATTTCAATGGTCCGATGGCACTCCACTATATATGTGGCAGCAATGGTATGAAGATAATGGTTTTCCATTACCAACAGAAGAGGAACAAG GAAAAATATTATGGTGTCCTGGTCATCCCACCAATGATTTATGGATGGGTGATGATGAGTTTCATGGTATGGAACGACTTTGTGGTCGTTTTGGGTATGGTGTCGGCTGGCAAGAGATTGggtgttttgaaaaattgcGTGTAATCTGTGAAAAAG GTCCATTCCCATTTGAACGTTGGTATCTTGGTGGATCTGAACATGCTCAACCTGATAATAAATGGTGTGTGGAAAACTGTGGTGCTGTTCGACTTAATAATCCAGAAGGTGTTCCTGAGAACACTGCTATTTTAGATGAGTTTTGGATAGATGAGTGGTGTGGTAAAAAGCACCCCTTTGTATGTGAATCTG AGTTGCCTCCACATTGCCCATCTTACAACATTATAACTGAAGAATGTGTCAGGCATTATTTTGCTAAG GTGGGCTGTACAGCAACCCTCGTTGAGAGTAACTTGGTGGTATTTACCAGACTTACCGTTAGAGAATATTTTAACCTCCTTAAAGAAATAGTCCTTCGTGCACAAAATCCTAAACTTGGTGTATACCGTGAAGTGTGCTTAAAAg aaACAGGATTGTTGGAACTTCGTGGTGTGACACCAAAGTTCCAAGCCCATGTGCAAACACTAAATTATCTTGAAGCAAAACGAAAATGTGAAACCAACATGGAAGTTTTAGCCACTGTAAATACCcccaaaaatatttga